The genome window AGTACACGCCAGGCGGGAGCCCACTGGAGATCGACGCGCGGCGCGACGGCGACAGCGTCGAGATCGAGGTACGTGACCACGGCCCGGGCTTGCCCCCCGGCGCCGAGGAACGGGTCTTCGAGAAGTTCTATCGAGGCCCGCACGCCGGCGTGGCGGGCGCCGGGCTCGGACTGCCAATCTGCAAGGGCATCGTGGAGGCGCACGGGGGGACGCTCCGCGCCGAGACCCGCGAGGCCGGCGGCGCGGCCTTTCACATTTCAATCCCACAAGGCGGGACGCCTCCCTCCGTCCCCACCGGCGGAGGCCAATGAGCGTTCTCGGCGCCGTCATCCTGGTCGTCGAAGACGAGCCGCAGATGCGCAAGTTCATCCGCGCGTCGCTGAGCTCGCACGGGTATCGGGTGCTCGAAGCGGAGCGGGCGGCCGAGGCGATCATGAGGGTCACGAGCCACAACCCCGAGCTCGTGTTGCTCGACCTCGGCCTGCCAGACGGCGACGGCATCGCGCTCACGAGGCAGCTCCGCGAGTGGACCCGAGTGCCCATCATCGTGCTCTCGGCCCGCGGGCGCGAGGACGACAAGGTCTCGGCCCTCGACGCCGGCGCAGACGACTACCTCACCAAGCCCTTCGGCGTGAACGAGCTGCTCGCCCGCATGCGCGTCGCGCTTCGGCACGCGCTCAATCGAGACGTCGCTGCGCCTGCGCCAGCGCTCGAGTTTGGCGATCTCAAGATCGACCTGGTCCGCCGACAGGTCTCCCGCGGCGGTGAGGAGCTCCACCTCACCCCCATCGAGTACAAGCTCCTCGTCTTGCTCGCGCAGAACGCCGGCAAGGTGCTCACGCACCGCCACATCTTGAATGAGGTCTGGGGGGCCGCCTACGCCGCACACACACACTACGTTCGAGTGCACATGGCGGAGCTTCGGAAGAAGGTCGAGGCCGATCCGTCCCGTCCCAAGCTCCTCGTGACGGAGCCGGGCGTCGGCTACCGCCTGCGCGATCGCCTGCTGCCCGGCTGAGGAGATGGCGTGCTCGAGGGCCGCTACATCACGTCGAACGGATAGCCACCGTCGACGTAGGCGCGCTCGGCGATGCTCTTGCGGAGCTCGTCGTCGTTCTCCTCGAGCTCGGCGACGCAGCCGGCGAGGCGCCGCCGCGCGGACGCGACGAACATGCGGGTCATGTCGACCTCGCGCTTGCTCCCCTCGAGGCCGTGCCGCTCGAGCGCGCGGCTCGTGCGCGAGAGCACGGCGGCGATCGCGTAGAGGTCGATCGTCATGTCGGCTGCGCGCTTCTGGGGGAACTGCATCTCATGCACCATCTTGCCGTGACGCCGGATGGTGCGGTCGGCGTGCTTCGCGAGGAGCGTCGCGTACTCGCCGAGCACGTCGCCCTCGGCCTCGAGCGCAGGGTGGATGTGCGACAGGCGGTCGCGAGAGAGCGCCGAGCGGGCCTTTCGCATCGCGAACTCGCTCAGCAAGCCGAAGCCCTTGATGGGCTCCCGCACGGCCTTGGCGACCTCCGAGAGCTCGCGCCCCGGGCCCTGCATCCCGGACAGCGCGACGAAACACCGGAGGATCTCGTTGGTTCCCTCGAAAATGAGGTTGATGCGCGCGTCTCGGTAGATTCGCTCGTACGGGTAGGATTGCATGTATCCTGCACCTGCCGCGATCTGGAGCGCCTCGTTCGCGACGCGGTCGAGGGTCTCCGAGCCGAACACCTTGCAGACGGCGCTCTCCACCGAGTGGTCACCCGGCCGCGAGTCCACGGTCCCGGTCGTCAGGTAGGTCATGCTCTCGAGGGCGAAGGTCTCCGCGACCATCCGCGCGATCTTGTCCTTGATGAGCCCGAAGCCGCCGATCGGGCGGCCGAAGGCCTTGCGCTCTTCGGCGCGCTCGACCGCCAGCCGGAGCAGCCGCTTCGACGCGCCGACGCACCCCGAGGCGAGGCTCAGACGACCGCGGTTCAGGATCTCCATCGCGACCTTGAAGCCGCGTCCCACCTCGCCGAGCACGTTCGACTCGTGCACGCGCACGCCGTCGAGCGTGACCGAGGTCGTGGAGCTCCCGCGGATGCCGAGCTTCTTCTCGTTCTTGCCGCTGGTCACGCCGGGGCCGCGCTCCACGAGGAAGGCGGTGAGCCGCGGCTTCGCGCCGTACTCCGCCGGAGACGTGCGCGCGAAGACCGTGAAGAGGTCGGCCACGCCGCCGTTCGAGGTCCAAATTTTCGTACCGTTCAGCACGAAGGAGTCGCCGTCTCTCACCGCCGACGTCTGGATCGCGCTCGCGTCGCTGCCCGCGCCCGGCTCGGTGAGGGCGAAGGCGGCGAGCGTGTCTCCCGACACGAGCCGAGGCAGGTACGTGGCCCGCTGCCGCTCGGTGCCGAAGAGCACGAGCCCCATGGTGCCGAGCGACGCGTGCGCGCCGACCGTGACGCCGAGGGAGGCGTCGATGCCCGCGAGCTCCTGAATCACCCGCGCGTACGCGGTCTGCGAGAGCCCCGCGCCGCCGTACTGCTTCGGCACCAGCATGCCGAACAGCCCGAGCTCGCCCAGCCCACGGAGCACCTCCGTGGGGATCTCTTCGTCGCGGTCGATCGCCGCCGAGTCGACGTGCTTCGCCGCGTACCGTCGCAGGCTCGCCGTGAGCGCGTGCACGACGTCGACCTCCGCCTGGGCCGGCTCCGGCCAGGGAAAAACGAGGCTCTCGGAGACATCTCCGAAGTAGAGGGCTTTGGCGAACGACTCGTCCGAGCTCATGGGTGAGACCCTCTCTGACTCGCCGCGGACGCGCAACCCTTTCTTGGGCGCGCGGCCCGTGCCGACGCCCACCTCGTGTCCCGGCAGGCGAGTCCGCCGTGCGCTGGATGAGGTCGCCCCGGGCCCTCCCGCGCGCGGATCACGCTCCGGGCGCGTCGCCGCAGCAGCGCAGGCCCTGCTGGTAGAAGCGATGGCTCTGGTTGTGCGCCTTGGTCGCGGGGCGGCAGCGCGCGCGCACCGGCCCCCAGTACCCGCCCTTGAGCACCGACGGGCGCTCGCCGGGGCGCGAGCTCCGGGTCCACTCGTCGACGTTGCCCGTGAGGTCGTAGACGCCCATCGCGCTCCGGCACCCGGGGCGGCTGCCGGAGGGCTCGCCTTGCCAGAGCTTGTCGAGCTCGAGGAGCGTGGTGAGGGAGGAGCGCTTGCCAAAGCGACCCCAGGGGCGCCACGGCTTGTCGACGACGCAGGCGGCCGGATCCCGCGCGAAGCCGTAGGGATAAGGCGTGGCCTCTTCACCCTCACACGCGAAGGTCCACTCGTCCTCGGTGCAGAGCCGCTTGCCCTCGCCCGCGCAGAGCGCCGAGGCCTCGTGCCAGTCGACCATCACGATGGGGTGCGCGCCCACGCGGTTCGGGTACTCGAACCGGTCGATGCAGTAGTGCATGGGGCGCGTCTTCAGCGACCGCGACCGCACCTGCCACGCCGTGGCGTCGTACTCCGCGCAGCGCTCCGGGAACTTGCGGCTCACCCAGCGCTTGCAGGTGAGCTGCTGGAGCCCGTCGACCCCGAACCAGTGGCCCGCGTCGTCCTTCATCTGGCCGCGCACCTCGACCATGCCCTCCGAGCACGCGCCGCGCGTGCCCTCGCGCGCGTCGGTGATCGCCGGCGGCTCGATGTCACCGAGCCCCGCCACCTGCCAGAACGCGTCGTCGAGGAGCCTCCACCGCCGCTCCGGCGCCTGGAACGTCGACTCGACGGTGACCTGGCCCACCACCCGCTCCACCACGGGGGGAGTCGGTGGAGACGAGGCGCGCGCCGCGGCCGCCCCCTCCGTCACGAACCCCGTGGGGTCCCCCACTGTGCCCGTCACCGCCGCCCCCGCGACGCCGACACGCAAGCCCACGGCCACGGCCGCGGCCCCGAGGCGTCGTGCCCACACACCCGAGGAATCAATCACCTTCCCCATACATCAGAGATTCCCATTCAAATGCTCGAAATCAAGCGAGTTTATTCGAATCACGGCAGGTTGCGTGGTGCCCAGAGATCTGGCACGATCTCCTCGGCCTCCAGGAGGCGTCGCAAACGAATTGCTCACAGGCCCGGGTCTTGCTAGGGCTGTGAGAGCGAGACCCGACTCCGACTCTCCAATGACCGCCACGAGCGGCGCGCGGAGCGCGCGATCGAGCCTCGCTGGGGAGGCTCATTGGAAGGAGGAGTCTGCAGCGGCGCCGCCCGCTTCTTCGAGGAGGTCGCCCGCGCGAACGCGCGAGGCCTGGCCGCCTTGATGGGCGTCTGCAACGTCACTCCAGACAGCTTCAGCGACGGCGGCCTCACGGCCGATCCCGAGGCGGCGCTCGCCCAGGTCGATCGGCTCGTACGCGAAGGCGCCGGCATCGTCGACATCGGCGGAGAGTCCACTCGCCCCGGCGCAGCGCGCGTGCCGGCAGACGCGCAGCTCGCGCGGATCGAGGAGGTCGTGGCGCGCGCGGCGGAGCGGGTCGTCGTCTCCGTCGACACCACGCTGGCCGAGGTCGCCGAGCGCACGCTCACGCGCGGCGCCCACGCCGTGAACGACGTGTCGCTGCTCTCCGATCCCGACCTCGCGGGCGTCGTCGCGCGACACGGCGCCGCGCTCGTGCTGTCGCACGCGCGGGGGTCCCAGGCCGACATGGCCGGCTTCGGCGCGTGGCCCGAGCACGCGTACGGCGACGTGGTCGACGACGTGCTCGCCGACCTCGAGCGCGCCCGCGCCCGCGCCATCGCGGCGGGCGTCGCCCCCCGCGCGATCGTGCTCGACCCCGGGCTCGGCTTCTCCAAGAG of Myxococcales bacterium contains these proteins:
- a CDS encoding response regulator: MSVLGAVILVVEDEPQMRKFIRASLSSHGYRVLEAERAAEAIMRVTSHNPELVLLDLGLPDGDGIALTRQLREWTRVPIIVLSARGREDDKVSALDAGADDYLTKPFGVNELLARMRVALRHALNRDVAAPAPALEFGDLKIDLVRRQVSRGGEELHLTPIEYKLLVLLAQNAGKVLTHRHILNEVWGAAYAAHTHYVRVHMAELRKKVEADPSRPKLLVTEPGVGYRLRDRLLPG
- a CDS encoding acyl-CoA dehydrogenase family protein; protein product: MSSDESFAKALYFGDVSESLVFPWPEPAQAEVDVVHALTASLRRYAAKHVDSAAIDRDEEIPTEVLRGLGELGLFGMLVPKQYGGAGLSQTAYARVIQELAGIDASLGVTVGAHASLGTMGLVLFGTERQRATYLPRLVSGDTLAAFALTEPGAGSDASAIQTSAVRDGDSFVLNGTKIWTSNGGVADLFTVFARTSPAEYGAKPRLTAFLVERGPGVTSGKNEKKLGIRGSSTTSVTLDGVRVHESNVLGEVGRGFKVAMEILNRGRLSLASGCVGASKRLLRLAVERAEERKAFGRPIGGFGLIKDKIARMVAETFALESMTYLTTGTVDSRPGDHSVESAVCKVFGSETLDRVANEALQIAAGAGYMQSYPYERIYRDARINLIFEGTNEILRCFVALSGMQGPGRELSEVAKAVREPIKGFGLLSEFAMRKARSALSRDRLSHIHPALEAEGDVLGEYATLLAKHADRTIRRHGKMVHEMQFPQKRAADMTIDLYAIAAVLSRTSRALERHGLEGSKREVDMTRMFVASARRRLAGCVAELEENDDELRKSIAERAYVDGGYPFDVM
- a CDS encoding SUMF1/EgtB/PvdO family nonheme iron enzyme; translated protein: MIDSSGVWARRLGAAAVAVGLRVGVAGAAVTGTVGDPTGFVTEGAAAARASSPPTPPVVERVVGQVTVESTFQAPERRWRLLDDAFWQVAGLGDIEPPAITDAREGTRGACSEGMVEVRGQMKDDAGHWFGVDGLQQLTCKRWVSRKFPERCAEYDATAWQVRSRSLKTRPMHYCIDRFEYPNRVGAHPIVMVDWHEASALCAGEGKRLCTEDEWTFACEGEEATPYPYGFARDPAACVVDKPWRPWGRFGKRSSLTTLLELDKLWQGEPSGSRPGCRSAMGVYDLTGNVDEWTRSSRPGERPSVLKGGYWGPVRARCRPATKAHNQSHRFYQQGLRCCGDAPGA
- the folP gene encoding dihydropteroate synthase, which produces MGVCNVTPDSFSDGGLTADPEAALAQVDRLVREGAGIVDIGGESTRPGAARVPADAQLARIEEVVARAAERVVVSVDTTLAEVAERTLTRGAHAVNDVSLLSDPDLAGVVARHGAALVLSHARGSQADMAGFGAWPEHAYGDVVDDVLADLERARARAIAAGVAPRAIVLDPGLGFSKSAAHSLELLRRTRELVRRAGGPVLVGASRKSFLGAACSEPDPKKRLGASLAAAVHAQRCGAAIVRVHDVRETQQALTLDALLGAPDDPRAGRDPRAPSGHQSDREAPC